The sequence GGCCAGCAATGGCCAGCGTCAGCTCATCCAATGGGGTGTAGGGCAAGGGTCGGCTGTGCAGGTCATCAAAGATGTCCCACAGCATGGCGTCCAGGCCCCGGCTCCTGGCGGTCGGGCGGCGCAGCTGCACATGCCGTGCACGGCGCAGGGCGTGACGCGCTTCATGCAGGGCATCCACATTCGGAGGTACCACGGCGCCATGTTTGAAGATGGGCAACGGTGGGCGGCCAATCTCCAGGTGCAACGCCTGGAGATCCTTCCACAGGGATTTCAAGTCACGCTCTGGCAGGCGGTGCCGGGCACTGAGACTCAGCGCCGCCTGGACCGCTATGGCTGCGCACTGCAACAGATCAGAGGTGGTCAACAGCGGGAGCCTGGACCGCACTTCCACATACAGCGCCAGCGCGGCCGCCGCAGCGCTCAGCTGTGCCACCCGGGCCTCTGGGCTGTCCTCCTCAACTCTTGGCGTCTGCTGCCATTCCAGGAGGCGTGAGACCCGTTCTGTGGTCGGGAGCCACGAGGCCTCCAGCTCACCCGCACGGGTCGCGTGACTCTCCAGCACATCCAGCCAGGCCTGAAAGGTCTCGCTCTGGCTGGTTTCCGGCACCGGCACGCCACTGTCCCTCGCCAACTGCTCCAGCACTCGCACGGCCGCAGGCACTTCTGCAGGCAGGAGGGGTGAGCCTCCGCTGCGGGCGCCCAGCTGAAATAGACCCGCTTCCAACTGGTTTCCAAGGGGCACGAGCATGAGGTCTACCGTGTAGAGCGAGAGCGCGACACCCAGCGCTGTGTCCAGCAGTTCTCCCGTCCAGGGTGTACGGGCACGGCTCAAAACCTCAAGGACAAGGGCAGAAAGGTGCAAGAGCACCAGCGTTTCCACCACCACTTCGGGACCCTGCTGGTACAGGCGTTGAACCCACAGCGGCAGATCGGGAGATCCGGCCGGGTACTGCTCCAGAATCTGCTCCAGGTCCTGGGTCAGTCTGGCGACCTCAGCCGGCGAAAAGGCTGCCACTTGGGTTGGGGTCTGCTCGTCCAACGCACACAGGGCAGCCCAGGCCTGCGGCGCCACGTCGTTGGGTGCCATGAGGGTCAGCCTGACCTGAATGCCGCCCAGCTGCAAGGGGCATGCACATCAGCCGTGCCAGCCTCAGCAAACAGAAGCGACTTTACCCGCCCTCAAACGGCAGAGCAGTGGCCTACAGTTTGACCCGAGCAATAAAGAGGCGGCCCGGAGGCCGCCTGTTGAGGTGTGGGTGATTGGGGTCGAACCAATCCGAGGGCCTACTTCCGCCCCACTCGCACGTTCGTTTTGAGAAGGTGAACGCTGCCCTTCATGGGTCAAAGTATGGTCCGAAGACCTAGAGTGCCTGTGAGAGCGCCTTTTGGGCTCTCCTGGCTCTGCCTGAACCTTTTTAACCCCCGTTCGTCATGGGCCCGTCACCGTGCTCGCGCTTCAACGGAAAAGGCGACCCAAGAGCCGCCTTGATTTCCATAAGATACCCCGGAATACGCCAGAAGTCAACACTATGCAATCCGTTCTGTTTTTACAGAAACAATCCCCCTATGCAGGGCCACCGCAACGCCGGGCGGACCTTACATCTCCATGCCCATTCCCCGGCCATGATTGGCCGTGAATCGGACACCGTTCTCCGTCTGCACGGCCTTCTGCAGACTTTCTGCCGGCGTCACCAGCAGCTTGCTGTCTGCCGTGATCAGCATGGCGGCTTTGGTCGTGCGCTCGACCGGATCTGCTTCGTACACCCGGCCGTGCTGGGTGGCCATGAGGTACATGCTGTTCGGGTTGAACCCCTCGCGCTCCAGATGCCGGAAGGCCTCTACCATCAAGGCCACCTGACGCTGATCCGTGATCTCCCGGAACATCTGCTGGAACCCGCTGAGGTCGCCCTTTTCCGCTGAGATGCTGTCCACCCGCATCCGCTCCTGCGTGATAGGCGCGAAGTCCAACTTGTGCCCTGCCTGCGCGCCCAGCTGCTCCAGAAACGCCCGCTGTGTACGGCCGTTCCCCTCCCGAAACGGGTGGGCCATGTTGATGTCGGCCAGCAGCGCCGCTGCCTTATCGGCGAACTCGCCGCGGCTGAGCCCCCGCAGGTGGTTGTCCTCCCGCAGCTGCTCGAACACCTTCTCCAGCTTCGGAGCAATCAGATCCGCGCGCATGAACTCTGTCTCGCCTTTGCGCAGCCCAGGCGGAGGCAAGAAGGTCTCACCGTTCACCACCGTCACCTCACCGCGCGTGCGGCCCGCCCACTCGTACACATCCTGAAACAGAAAGCGGTGGTTGGCCTTCAGATGCTCCAGGTCGAACGTCTGCACTTTCGGCCCCAGGCCGGCTTGCATCAGGGCGTACCGCATCTTCGAGTAATCGGCTTCCTGGGCAGAAAGCGCCGCCTGGTCGGTCAGTCCCAGGCGGTTCTTGAGCACCCCGTTCTCCTGCAAGTAGGTGCCGTATTTCGGTCTCACGCTTAGAGGGGCTGCGGATCTGGATGCCGGTAATGGGCGTCCAGTGCGTCTTTCAGGCCCTGTGCGTCCAGCACCCCATCGGCGTACTGCTGAAACAGATGCGCCGTCTCAGCGGACGCCTGGGCACCCTCAATGCGCAGGTGATGGTCGGCCGCAGCGAGCGCCGCTTTGCGCTGTTCGCGCTCTTCAAACATCTGAAGCAGGGGGATGGTCATGGTGGGGCCTCCTGCGATCCATTTTACCGCGCCGAAGACCGCTTCTCAAGCGGTTTTGCTAGAATAAATCAGCGGTTTGATCAGCTTTTTCCTCGCATTATCTGAAGAAGTTTCACTTTGGAGCCCTATGTCCATCACACTCGTTATTGTGGAATCGCCCAGCAAGGCGAAAAAGATTCAGGGCTACCTGGGAAGCGGCTATACCGTGCGCGCCAGCCTGGGCCACATCCGCGATTTGCCCTCGACGAAAGCAGAGATTCCGGAGAAGTACGCTTCAGAAGCCTGGGCCCGCCTGGGGGTCAATGTCGCGGACGGCTTCAAGCCTATCTACATCGTGCCTGCAGGGAAGAAAAAGGTCGTTTCCGAACTGCGCGCCTTGGTGAAAAAAGCGGACCGCGTGCTGCTGGCCACTGACCCGGACCGCGAAGGTGAAGCGATTGCCTGGCACCTCGTTGCAGCGCTGGGCCTCAAGAGTGGCTTCGAGCGCATGACCTTCCACGAGATCACCAAAGAAGCCATTCAGGCGGCCGCCCAGAACACCCGCCCGATCGATTACGCCCTGGTGGGCGCGCAGGAATCCCGGCGCATCATTGACCGGCTGCTGGGCTACGGGGTTTCGCCCCTGCTGTGGAACAGCATCTCCTCTGGCCTGTCGGCTGGCCGGGTGCAGTCAGCCGCGCTCGTGGCCCTGGCCCACCGGGAACAGACCCGCATGGCGCACGTCTCCGCCCCCTACTGGCGGGTGACGGCGCAGATTGGCGACAAAAAGGCCTTCACGGCGGCGGTCCTCGGCGTCAGTGGCCAGCGCCTCGCCACCCCTAAAGACTTTGACCCGGCCACCGGCCAACTGAAGACGGACGCCCTGGTGCTGACGTCTGAACAGGCGGGCCAGCTGGTGACGTTCCTTAAGGCCCGGCCCGTGACAGTGCTCTCCACCGAATGCGTGCCGTACTCCACCAAGCCCCCGGCACCGTTCACCACCTCGACGCTGCAACAGGAGGCCTCCAAAGCCCTGAAGTTCAGCCCGAAGCAGAGCATGGACGTGGCCCAGAAGCTCTATGAAGGCGGGCACATCACCTACATGCGGACCGACAGCCCTTCGCTGAGTGATGAGGCCACCGCTGCAGCGCGTGCGGTCGCCGTGGCGGCGTTTGGAGACGATGCTGTGCCCTCAAACCCCAGGACCTATGCCGCAAAGGCCAAGAACGCCCAGGAGGCGCATGAGGCCATCCGGCCCTCGGGCAAGGTCTTCAAAGCGCCAGAGGCCACGGGTCTGTCTGGGGATGAGCTGGCCCTGTATGACCTGATTTACCGGCGCACCGTGGCGTCTCAAATGCTCGACCTGACGGGCATGAAAACCACCCTGATCCTGAAGGCAGGCGCGGTGCAGCTGGGCGCCGTGGGCCGCACGGTCACCGAGCCCGGCTTCACCCGCCTGTACCAGGACGTGCAGGAAGGGGAGGGCGAAGAGAGCCAGGTCTTACCCGACGTGCAGCAGGGCGCCACGCTTCCTGTCAAAGATGCCAAGGCAGAGGAAAAGAAGACGCCGGCGCCGGGCCGCTTTACAGAAGCCTCTCTGGTGCGGGCACTGGAGAAGGTGGGCGTCGGCCGCCCTTCGACCTATGCCTCCATCCTCAGCACCTTGGATCACCGGGGCTATACCCGCGTGGTGAAGCGGCAACTCACGGTGACCTGGCTGGGTCTGCTGGTCAGCACCTATCTGGCCCAGGCCTGCGCAGATCTGGTGGATGTCCAGTTCACCGCTCACATGGAATCGGAGCTGGACCAGATCGCAGAAGGCGCCCTGAAGCGGGAAACCTATCTCACCCGCTTCTGGACTGAAGGCTTTGCCCGCACCATCGCCCAGGCCCCGCAGCGCGCCCCCAGCGTCTCTGTGCCGCGCGTCCCTGGCGCCGTGGTGACCGTGCGAGCTGGTGAAGTGATCCTGGCCCTG comes from Deinococcus aquaedulcis and encodes:
- a CDS encoding Fic/DOC family protein produces the protein MLKNRLGLTDQAALSAQEADYSKMRYALMQAGLGPKVQTFDLEHLKANHRFLFQDVYEWAGRTRGEVTVVNGETFLPPPGLRKGETEFMRADLIAPKLEKVFEQLREDNHLRGLSRGEFADKAAALLADINMAHPFREGNGRTQRAFLEQLGAQAGHKLDFAPITQERMRVDSISAEKGDLSGFQQMFREITDQRQVALMVEAFRHLEREGFNPNSMYLMATQHGRVYEADPVERTTKAAMLITADSKLLVTPAESLQKAVQTENGVRFTANHGRGMGMEM
- a CDS encoding antitoxin VbhA family protein, with translation MTIPLLQMFEEREQRKAALAAADHHLRIEGAQASAETAHLFQQYADGVLDAQGLKDALDAHYRHPDPQPL
- the topA gene encoding type I DNA topoisomerase, which encodes MSITLVIVESPSKAKKIQGYLGSGYTVRASLGHIRDLPSTKAEIPEKYASEAWARLGVNVADGFKPIYIVPAGKKKVVSELRALVKKADRVLLATDPDREGEAIAWHLVAALGLKSGFERMTFHEITKEAIQAAAQNTRPIDYALVGAQESRRIIDRLLGYGVSPLLWNSISSGLSAGRVQSAALVALAHREQTRMAHVSAPYWRVTAQIGDKKAFTAAVLGVSGQRLATPKDFDPATGQLKTDALVLTSEQAGQLVTFLKARPVTVLSTECVPYSTKPPAPFTTSTLQQEASKALKFSPKQSMDVAQKLYEGGHITYMRTDSPSLSDEATAAARAVAVAAFGDDAVPSNPRTYAAKAKNAQEAHEAIRPSGKVFKAPEATGLSGDELALYDLIYRRTVASQMLDLTGMKTTLILKAGAVQLGAVGRTVTEPGFTRLYQDVQEGEGEESQVLPDVQQGATLPVKDAKAEEKKTPAPGRFTEASLVRALEKVGVGRPSTYASILSTLDHRGYTRVVKRQLTVTWLGLLVSTYLAQACADLVDVQFTAHMESELDQIAEGALKRETYLTRFWTEGFARTIAQAPQRAPSVSVPRVPGAVVTVRAGEVILALNGRTAPLPVDLVPDDLTPEVAADLLAGKVSVKKPAAKRSAAPRKKSGKASSTRTPRKKAVN